The Virgibacillus sp. SK37 region CATCACTTTTGTCAATAATGGAAATATCTCTCCCTATAATATGTTTTATTTCCTTTTTTACCATTTCTTCCAAATCATGTACGATTAAACGATCCAGACGAAATTCCTCTTTATTAGCAATGGTAATTTCTAATGTCTCGACAGTAAGAGGCTCGTTCGATTTTTCGTTTAGATCTTTTTTATCCTGGAGAAGTGTCTCGTTTAAGCTTTTTAACTCGGTTAATTCTGTACGATATTCCCGATTTTCTTTTAAGAGCTGCTCATACATTTCACCATACATATATAAAAGCGTACAGTAAGCGATAATCCCACCGAATAACATACCAACAAAGAAACGTTGCCAAGTGACTTTTTTATGATATGGGGGGATATGCATTATGTGATTTCCTCCTGAATTAACCATTCAATTAATAAGATGGCGGTTTTAACTCCACCCATAGCAGATACAATAAATAATATCTGTTTCACTAAATCCAAGGTAGAACCATCCAATAATCCCTTCTCGAAATTGGCAATCGCATCAAATGTACCGCCAATAGCAGCTACAATGGCCCATATACGCAAGCTTTTGGCAATTCTGTTGATAGCGGTTATGGGCGCTTCCCCAGTAAGAAAAGATCCGATACTACCAATAATGGCTCCGCCAATAATGACACCAAATGCAATAAAATAACAATGAATAAAGGATGCAAAAAAGCGTTCTTCCATATAAATCACACTCCTTCCAGGACATGCTTCTATCATTTTATGAAAAGATAAGAACGGTTATGATAATCTAACAGGCAAACCGTATGCATGTTCTCTGGAGATTGTTATAATAGAAGGTAGAGAATTTGAAGGCGGGATATTATGTCATACACTCATTTACAGGTGAGAACAGGTTATAGCCTGATGAACAGCACCATAACCATTGATAAATTAGTAAATAAAGCAAAAGAACTTCAGTTTGAGACACTTGCCTTAACAGATGAAAATGTGTTGTACGGTGCTGTCTCTTTTTATAAAGCTTGTGTGCAGCAGGGAATAAAGCCGATCATTGGTATGGTGACAAGCATACTGTTAGAAGACGACTCCTTGGAGGACTGTATCTTATTAGCCAAAAATAATACTGGCTATCAAGATTTAATGAAGCTTAGTACACTCCTGCAGGAGAATAAAAGTAGCCATATAACCTTAGAGCAACTATCTCACTATACCAATGAATTGTTTGGGATTATTCCTGCTGCCCATTCACAACTTACTTCTTTAATAAAGAAAGAGGACCCCGATATTTATTCCTATATGGAAACTAGACAGGCTGTTTTTCCAGAGGAGAGTTTTTATATTGGAATTGAAGATCATGGCACGGAGGATGAGAAAAGCATTAACGATAAGCTTCATCATTTTTACCAGATCCAACCCTTTCCCGTTGTAGCATTACAAGATGTTCGTTACCTAAATGAAAAAGATGATGTGGCGTTTGATTGCTTACAGGCGATGAAACAGGGGAACGAATGGGACATGCGGTTGTCGGGACCTCAAGTAAGACAACGTTATTTAAAATCACCTTCAGAGATGTTGGGGTTGTTCCAACAGAATTGGCCTGAGGCATATAAGCATAATAAGCAAATTAGTGATAACTGTGTGGTAACCTTTGATTTTAACAAGCGGATGATTCCAGCCTATCCATTGACAGTTAATGAAAATGTACATACGTATTTGGAAAAGGAGTGTTGGAATCAATTAGATAGAAGATACCAAACAATTACAAAAGAAATAACTGAAAGATTAACTTATGAACTAAAAGTCATTAAATCCATGGAATTCAGCGATTATTTTTTAATCGTATCTGATTTTATTGCATATGCAAAAAGGAATAACGTCTTGGTTGGTCCGGGAAGAGGGTCGGCTGCTGGGTCGTTAGTAGCCTATGTACTCGGCATTACTGATGTTGATCCGATCCGTTTTGATCTTCTTTTTGAACGATTTCTGAACCCTGAAAGAGTAACAATGCCGGATATTGATATAGACTTTTCGGATAGAAGAAGAGATGAAGTCATTGATTATGTAAAAGACAAATATGGTGAAAAGCATGTTGCGCAAATCATTACATTTGGAACTTTTGCAGCAAGATCATTAATTAGGGAACTCTTAAAAACACTTAATATTGGACAAGAAGATAGTAACTTTGTTTTAAAACATCTCCAAGGACATAAACGAATCGTCGATATTATCAATGAATCAGACGAGCTTAAAGCGTATGTGAAGCAATCGGAAAAGTTAAAGGTTTTGTTTTCTATAGCTACAAAACTAGAAGGAATTCCAAGACATATTTCTACACATGCAGCAGGTATTGTAATTAGCGAAGAACCGCTCATGGAACATATTCCTTTAACAGTTGGTGCAAATGAAGGTCTTCTAACACAATATCCAATGAATGATTTAGAAGCAGTAGGATTATTGAAGATTGATTTATTAGGACTGCGAAATCTTACGCTTTTAGAAAAAATGAAGGAATCCATTTACTACTTCAATCGAAAGAAAATAGATCTAGAACGTATTCCTGAACAGGATGAAAAGACGTTTCACCTCCTACAAGCAGGGAAAACGAACGGGGTTTTCCAATTTGAATCTCAAGGTATGCAACAAGTACTTAAACGATTGAAACCTACTGAATTCGAAGACCTCGTTGCGGTTAATGCTTTGTATCGTCCAGGCCCAATGGATTATATTCCTACTTATATTAACAGGAAGCACCGACTGGAAGAAACTACTTATCCACATCCTGATCTTGCACCCATTTTAAGCAAAACGTATGGTGTATTAGTATATCAGGAACAAATTATGCAAATAGCGCATCAGATTGCTGGTTTTACGCTTGGTGAGGCTGATATTTTACGAAGGGCCGTCAGTAAGAAACAACAGGAAGTTATGGGGAAGCAAAAAGAAGCGTTTATTAAAGGGTGTCTGTCTAATGGGTATGATAAATCAGTCGCAGAAGAAATTTTTGATTGGATTGTAAAGTTCTCCAATTATGGGTTTAACCGAAGCCATGCAGTAGCCTACAGTAAAATTTCATATCAACTGGCCTATTTTAAAGCACATTTTCCTGCACATTTCTTTGCAGAGTTATTAAGCTCTATTGCTGGTCAGCAAGAAAAAATCCAGCAATATATAAAAGAAATAAAAGGGCTGGGAGTGGAAGTTGCGCCTCCTTCCATAAACCGCAGTTTTGGAAAGTATTCTGTTGAAGGTAATAAAATCCGAATTGGCCTGTTAAGTATTAAAGGAATCGGCAATCAAGTTGTTAGAGAGATTGTCCGGATACGAAAAGATGGACGATTTAAAAACTTATTCGATTTTTGCATGCGGGTACCGTTGAAAATTATTAATCGAAAAATATTGGAGAATCTTATTATGGCTGGAGCTTTTGATGAAACATATGAAAATCGGGCAAGTCTGCTTGCATCCATAGATCAGGCACTGGAACAGGGAGACCTCTTCAGGGAGTTTAATGATCAACCCAGCTTATTCCAGGATAAACTGGAATTGGAAGCTAATTATGTGGACATCGAAGACTTTAGTCAATTTAAAAAATTGACAGATGAAAAAGAACTGGTAGGAATATACCTATCAAGTCACCCACTTAAAAATTACCGAAATAAACTGCAGCAGGGAGGATTCACTACACTACTTCAGGCAGAACAGTTGGTTGGAAGAAGAAATAGCAAAGCTGGAGCAGTCATCCAATCTATGAAAGTGATACGGACAAAACGCGGAGACTCCATGGCGTTTCTGACGTTAGGCGATGAGACAGGAGAAATGGAGGCGGTTATGTTTCCAGATTTATATCGAGCTGTTAGCAGATGGATAAAGGAGGAACAGTTGGTTTCTGTAACAGGTAAGATAGAAAACAGAAACGGAAGATTACAATGGGTGCTTGCAGATATAAAGCCATTGGAAGAAGCAGATCTTCCGCATGTCGATAATCGGAGGCTATTTATAAAGCTCTCTCCCCATAATAAAGAAGAAGGGTTAGCGCTTATTAAAAAAATAGCGAAACGATTTCCTGGATCTACGCCAATTTTAGTATATTTGGAACAAGACCGAATAACATACCAATTAAAAAATGTTGCCATTCATCCAACAACAGAATGTATAAATGAAATGGTGGACCATTTTGGAAAAACTTGTGTAGTTTTAGATAACAAGAGTAAGTAATCAATACTTTACACATAAATACCATCTGTTATAATTAAGAAGTTAAGGGTGGTCTGACCACTTTACGTGCGTATATAATTATTAAAAATACAATCAGATATAGGATAAGGAGTGGTAATTGAAATGGCAAGCTTAAGAGATGAAGCATTGCATATTCATAAAGTAAATAAAGGGAAATTAACAACAAACTCAAAAATTCCGGTTCGAAATGCCAAGGATTTGAGCCTTGCTTACTCTCCAGGTGTGGCTGAACCATGTAAAGAAATATATGAACGTAAAGAAACAGTATATGATTATACAATGAAGGGAAATATGGTTGCAGTCGTCAGTGATGGATCCGCTGTATTGGGTCTAGGTAATATTGGTCCTGAAGCAGCGCTACCTGTAATGGAAGGGAAGTCTGTCTTGTTTAAAAGTTTTGCAGGAGTAGATTCCTTTCCTATCTGTCTGAATACCCATGATATTGAAGAAATTGTCCAAACGGTGAAGCTAATGGAACCAACATTCGGAGGCGTTAACCTGGAAGATATAGCAGCACCCAATTGCTTTGTTATAGAAGAACGTCTGAAAAAAGAAACCAATATACCAATCTTTCATGATGATCAGCATGGGACAGCTATTGTAACAGTAGCAGGGTTAATTAATGCATTAAAATTGGTAGGGAAATCTTTCTCTGATATTAAAGTAGTGGCAAACGGAGCAGGTGCTGCTGGAATAGCAATTATTAAATTATTGTATAGCTTCGGTGTTCGCGAAATGATTATGTGTGACTCAAAAGGAGCCATCTTTGAAGATCGCCCATATGGAATGAATGAAGTGAAAGAAAATGTTGCTAAATTTACCAATCTGGCAAAAAAAGAAGGATCTCTTGAGGAAATGTTGGAAGATGCGGATGTGTTTATTGGCGTATCTGTAGGCGGTGCTTTAACTCCTGAGATGGTGAAGAAGATGAACGAGGACGCAATAATTTTTGCGATGGCCAATCCGGATCCGGAAATTATGCCAGAAAATGCGAAAGAGGCAGGTGCAAGAGTAATAGGTACCGGAAGATCTGACTTTCCAAATCAGGTGAATAATGTGTTGGCTTTCCCTGGTATTTTCCGTGGTGCACTGGACGTTAGAGCAACTAGAATTAACGAGAAAATGAAAATTGCAGCTGCTGAAGCGATCGCTTCTCTAATTGGAGATGGCGAATTAAATGAAGATTATGTAATCCCAGCTCCTTTTGATGCTCGTGTTGCACCAATTGTTGCTAAAAGTGTTGCACAAGCAGCAATGGAATCAGGTGTAGCAAGAATTGACGTTGACCCTGAAGAAATCGCAGAGAAAACACGGAGATTAACCCAGATTGATCAATAAAATGGGGGTTAAGGGAGTGAAACATGGCAGTGTCCATGTCACCTAAGCAAAAAGTATATCAGGAAATTCTTCAGGAAATCCGAAAATTTATTGACCATCATGATTTAAAGCCTGGAGATAAATTACCCTCTGAGCGTGAATTGGCTGACAGGCTTCAAGCAGGGAGATCATCAATCAGAGAAGCTTTGAGAGCAATGGAATTATTGGGATTAATAGAGACGAAACATGGTGAAGGCACATTTATAAGTACGTATCGGCCATATCAGACGGTTGAAATTCTATCTTCTTTTATTTTGCAAGGAAAGGGCACAAAAAAGGATTTACTAATTTCTAAACGTATAATAGAAAAGGAATGTGCTAAGTTAGCCTATAAACAGTTAACTGAAAATGATCTGCAAGAGATGGAGAGCCTGTTAACTGATCCAAATCTGAGTGATAGTGAAAGACATACAGCTTTTTTCACTCATTTAGCTCATAAATCAGAAAACCTATTAATGAAGCGAATTTGGCAACTAATGGATGAATTTTCTGTTACTATGCCAGAACAAAAACTAGTGGATTCATTTTATGAAGAATTGATTGATGTATACAAAAGAAAGGTGTATATAGAGATCGAGAACTTGTTTGAGAGATATACGTGTTCGTAAATAGATTAATTTAAGATGTCGACGTTTTATGACAGTCTTTTTAATAGTAATGTATTATAGTGAAGGAAAAGTGTAGCTAAGTTGTAAGGGCAGAAACTTTCATAGGCTTTTAGCTTAAAGCTTGCTTTGTAGTTATAGGTTTGGTTCGAAAAGGAGGAGTCATCTTGCTTAAGGATTTTTTTGGCAAGCGAAAAAAGTATGCGTCCATACCAAGTGAACAGGCAAAAACGGATGTTCCCGAAGGTTTAATGCAGAAATGCAAAGGATGTCATAAAATTTATTATAGAAAAGAAATGAAAAAAAACTTAAATGTTTGTCCTAATTGTAATTATCATCATCCATTAACCGCTTGGGATCGTATTGAATCTTTATTTGATGAAAATAGTTTTCAAGAATGGGACAAGCAATTGATTACGAGTAACCCGCTTGATTTTCCGGACTATGAAGAAAAAATGAAAAAAGACCGTGAAAAAACAGGCTTGAATGAAGGTGTGGTTACAGGAGTAGGAACAATAGAGGGACATCGCGTAGCTTTTGCGGTGATGGATTCCACCTTCCGTATGGGATCTATGGGTTCTGTAGTAGGCGAGAAGATTGCACGCGCAATTGAAAATGCTAAGGACGAATCAATGCCTTTTATTATTTTTACAGCTTCTGGAGGGGCCCGAATGCAAGAGGGTGTCCTAAGTTTAATGCAAATGACAAAAACATCTATTGCTATTAAACGTTTTAGTGAAGCAGGCGGATTAATGGTTTCTATTATGACACACCCTACAACAGGTGGTGTATCTGCCAGTTTCGCTTCACTAGGAGATTATAATTTCGCTGAACCTGGTGCCTTAATTGGTTTTGCCGGGAGAAGAATCATTGAGCAAACCATTCGGGAGAAATTGCCTGATGATTTCCAAACAGCTGAATTTCAATTGAAGCATGGCCAATTGGATAAAGTGGTGCATCGCCATCAGTTGAAGCACGTTTTATCCACTTTACTTCAGCTACATCAGAAGGGTGGGAAGTCACTTGAAACAAATTCTTGATTTTGAAAAGCCAATTGTCAACTTAAGAGAAAAAATTGCTGAATTAAAGAATTTTACACAGGACAGTGATATTGACTTATCTGAAGAGATTTCTACCCTTGAAAAGAGATTATCTAAACTGGAAGAGGATATTTATGGTAATTTAAAACCTTGGGACCGTGTATTGATGGCAAGACACCAAGACAGACCAACTACGCTGGAATATATCGAGAATCTATTTACTGATTTTATAGAGTTTCATGGTGATCGGTTATTTGGTGATGATGAAGCAATAGTAGCGGGAATTGCTTATTATAAAGAAAAGCCTATTACTGTAATTGGCCATCAGCGAGGGAAAGGTACGAAAGAAAACATACGCAGAAATTTTGGTATGCCACATCCGGAAGGGTACCGTAAAGCATTACGTCATATGAAACAAGCGGAGAAATTTAACCGACCAATTATTTGCTTTATTGATACTAAGGGTGCT contains the following coding sequences:
- a CDS encoding YtrH family sporulation protein translates to MEERFFASFIHCYFIAFGVIIGGAIIGSIGSFLTGEAPITAINRIAKSLRIWAIVAAIGGTFDAIANFEKGLLDGSTLDLVKQILFIVSAMGGVKTAILLIEWLIQEEIT
- the accD gene encoding acetyl-CoA carboxylase, carboxyltransferase subunit beta, translating into MLKDFFGKRKKYASIPSEQAKTDVPEGLMQKCKGCHKIYYRKEMKKNLNVCPNCNYHHPLTAWDRIESLFDENSFQEWDKQLITSNPLDFPDYEEKMKKDREKTGLNEGVVTGVGTIEGHRVAFAVMDSTFRMGSMGSVVGEKIARAIENAKDESMPFIIFTASGGARMQEGVLSLMQMTKTSIAIKRFSEAGGLMVSIMTHPTTGGVSASFASLGDYNFAEPGALIGFAGRRIIEQTIREKLPDDFQTAEFQLKHGQLDKVVHRHQLKHVLSTLLQLHQKGGKSLETNS
- the dnaE gene encoding DNA polymerase III subunit alpha, giving the protein MSYTHLQVRTGYSLMNSTITIDKLVNKAKELQFETLALTDENVLYGAVSFYKACVQQGIKPIIGMVTSILLEDDSLEDCILLAKNNTGYQDLMKLSTLLQENKSSHITLEQLSHYTNELFGIIPAAHSQLTSLIKKEDPDIYSYMETRQAVFPEESFYIGIEDHGTEDEKSINDKLHHFYQIQPFPVVALQDVRYLNEKDDVAFDCLQAMKQGNEWDMRLSGPQVRQRYLKSPSEMLGLFQQNWPEAYKHNKQISDNCVVTFDFNKRMIPAYPLTVNENVHTYLEKECWNQLDRRYQTITKEITERLTYELKVIKSMEFSDYFLIVSDFIAYAKRNNVLVGPGRGSAAGSLVAYVLGITDVDPIRFDLLFERFLNPERVTMPDIDIDFSDRRRDEVIDYVKDKYGEKHVAQIITFGTFAARSLIRELLKTLNIGQEDSNFVLKHLQGHKRIVDIINESDELKAYVKQSEKLKVLFSIATKLEGIPRHISTHAAGIVISEEPLMEHIPLTVGANEGLLTQYPMNDLEAVGLLKIDLLGLRNLTLLEKMKESIYYFNRKKIDLERIPEQDEKTFHLLQAGKTNGVFQFESQGMQQVLKRLKPTEFEDLVAVNALYRPGPMDYIPTYINRKHRLEETTYPHPDLAPILSKTYGVLVYQEQIMQIAHQIAGFTLGEADILRRAVSKKQQEVMGKQKEAFIKGCLSNGYDKSVAEEIFDWIVKFSNYGFNRSHAVAYSKISYQLAYFKAHFPAHFFAELLSSIAGQQEKIQQYIKEIKGLGVEVAPPSINRSFGKYSVEGNKIRIGLLSIKGIGNQVVREIVRIRKDGRFKNLFDFCMRVPLKIINRKILENLIMAGAFDETYENRASLLASIDQALEQGDLFREFNDQPSLFQDKLELEANYVDIEDFSQFKKLTDEKELVGIYLSSHPLKNYRNKLQQGGFTTLLQAEQLVGRRNSKAGAVIQSMKVIRTKRGDSMAFLTLGDETGEMEAVMFPDLYRAVSRWIKEEQLVSVTGKIENRNGRLQWVLADIKPLEEADLPHVDNRRLFIKLSPHNKEEGLALIKKIAKRFPGSTPILVYLEQDRITYQLKNVAIHPTTECINEMVDHFGKTCVVLDNKSK
- the ytrI gene encoding sporulation membrane protein YtrI → MHIPPYHKKVTWQRFFVGMLFGGIIAYCTLLYMYGEMYEQLLKENREYRTELTELKSLNETLLQDKKDLNEKSNEPLTVETLEITIANKEEFRLDRLIVHDLEEMVKKEIKHIIGRDISIIDKSDDLLISSIENKNYTVDEFTYSFEVEKLSIISQTVKLTLHAELAD
- a CDS encoding FadR/GntR family transcriptional regulator, which translates into the protein MAVSMSPKQKVYQEILQEIRKFIDHHDLKPGDKLPSERELADRLQAGRSSIREALRAMELLGLIETKHGEGTFISTYRPYQTVEILSSFILQGKGTKKDLLISKRIIEKECAKLAYKQLTENDLQEMESLLTDPNLSDSERHTAFFTHLAHKSENLLMKRIWQLMDEFSVTMPEQKLVDSFYEELIDVYKRKVYIEIENLFERYTCS
- the accA gene encoding acetyl-CoA carboxylase carboxyl transferase subunit alpha — encoded protein: MKQILDFEKPIVNLREKIAELKNFTQDSDIDLSEEISTLEKRLSKLEEDIYGNLKPWDRVLMARHQDRPTTLEYIENLFTDFIEFHGDRLFGDDEAIVAGIAYYKEKPITVIGHQRGKGTKENIRRNFGMPHPEGYRKALRHMKQAEKFNRPIICFIDTKGAYPGRAAEERGQSEAIARNLMEMAGLTVPIVCVVIGEGGSGGALALGVGDHIHMLENSTYSVISPEGAAALLWKDSGQAKKAAETMKITSYDLKELGVIDTIIQEPKGGAHRDLEQQAKNMDEVLEKSLQQLEGYSKDELLEQRWEKYKKIGDYKLDQSMDL
- a CDS encoding NADP-dependent malic enzyme, giving the protein MASLRDEALHIHKVNKGKLTTNSKIPVRNAKDLSLAYSPGVAEPCKEIYERKETVYDYTMKGNMVAVVSDGSAVLGLGNIGPEAALPVMEGKSVLFKSFAGVDSFPICLNTHDIEEIVQTVKLMEPTFGGVNLEDIAAPNCFVIEERLKKETNIPIFHDDQHGTAIVTVAGLINALKLVGKSFSDIKVVANGAGAAGIAIIKLLYSFGVREMIMCDSKGAIFEDRPYGMNEVKENVAKFTNLAKKEGSLEEMLEDADVFIGVSVGGALTPEMVKKMNEDAIIFAMANPDPEIMPENAKEAGARVIGTGRSDFPNQVNNVLAFPGIFRGALDVRATRINEKMKIAAAEAIASLIGDGELNEDYVIPAPFDARVAPIVAKSVAQAAMESGVARIDVDPEEIAEKTRRLTQIDQ